The Penaeus vannamei isolate JL-2024 chromosome 13, ASM4276789v1, whole genome shotgun sequence genome window below encodes:
- the LOC113830193 gene encoding cuticle protein CP14.6-like, with translation MKFVVFSLLFAVACADRLYEAPAARAASDEIAILRDDRVIEDDGRYNFDMETANGIVFSESGSPVGDEGAINSAGSFSYTAPDGTDVHLQYVADENGFQPQGAHLPVAPEFPHPIPQFVLDQIAFAAEEDARQARGEVSRSYGAPQDD, from the exons ATGAAATTT GTAGtgttttccctcctcttcgccgTGGCCTGTGCCGACCGGCTGTACGAGGCCCCAGCGGCTCGTGCTGCCTCCGACGAGATCGCCATCCTGAGGGACGACCGCGTGATCGAGGACGACGGAAGGTACAACTTCGACATGGAGACTGCCAACGGTATCGTCTTTTCCGAATCTGGCTCTCCTGTAGGAGACGAGGGAGCCATCAACAGTGCCGGATCCTTCTC GTACACCGCTCCTGACGGCACTGACGTCCACCTTCAGTACGTAGCTGACGAGAACGGATTCCAGCCCCAGGGCGCCCACCTGCcagtggctcccgagttcccccacccgatccctcagttcgtccttgaccagatcgccttcgccgccgaggaggacgcccgCCAGGCCCGCGGAGAGGTCTCCCGCTCGTATGGTGCGCCTCAGGATGACTAA
- the LOC113830200 gene encoding uncharacterized protein — translation MSDSETSGVYIQRSIQLPVSFFTSDLFTCRDLSKCEDDLKFHQDCDNLRRILSNLQVQFRKENFSNILEIIAGQGFLGIVATRDGERVSIYDPESKAANEEHYIEVLKRFRDNQPPLLHSSGTGETYVFIILKLTKTDLCNVTSQCSRNHIFIKKKVASDDQDPESYENLFESFTLHVFQVVLALLVAVACADRLYAPPARDDSDEVAILRDDRVIEDDGRYNFDMETANGIVFSESGSPGKDGGINSAGSFSYTAPDGTDIHLQYVADENGFQPQGDHLPVAPEFPHPIPDFVLRQIEFAKEEDARNARGDISRSYGAPRD, via the exons ATGTCTGATTCGGAAACCTCTGGAGTTTATATCCAGAGAAGTATACAGTTGCCAGTTTCTTTTTTCACGAGTGATCTATTTACATGCCGTGATTTATCA AAGTGCGAGGATGATTTGAAGTTCCACCAGGATTGTGACAACTTGCGCAGGATCCTTTCCAACCTCCAGGTACAGTTTCGTAAGGAGAACTTCAGTAATATTCTTGAAATAATAGCTGGTCAAGGTTTCCTGGGTATAGTAGCGACACGCGACGGGGAGAGAGTATCCATCTACGACCCTGAAAGCAAGG CTGCCAACGAGGAGCATTACATCGAAGTGCTAAAAAGGTTCAGGGACAACCAGCCTCCACTACTCCATAGCAGTGGAACAGGGGAGACTTATGTGTTCATTATATTGAAGTTGACCAA GACAGATCTGTGCAATGTGACTTCACAGTGTTCCCGAAACcacattttcataaaaaaaaaagttg CTTCAGATGATCAAGATCCCGAATCATATGAAAATTTGTTCGAAAGCTTCACTCTACATGTATTTCAGGTAGTGCTCGCCCTCCTCGTCGCCGTGGCCTGTGCCGACCGGCTGTACGCGCCCCCAGCTCGGGATGACTCCGACGAGGTCGCCATCCTGAGGGACGACCGCGTGATCGAGGACGACGGAAGGTACAACTTCGACATGGAGACTGCCAACGGCATCGTCTTTTCCGAGTCTGGCTCTCCTGGAAAAGATGGAGGCATCAACAGTGCCGGATCCTTCTC GTACACCGCTCCTGACGGCACTGACATCCACCTCCAATAcgtggctgacgagaacggcttccagcctcaGGGTGACCACCTCCCTGTGGcccccgagttcccccacccgatccccgaCTTCGTCCTCAGGCAGATCGAGTTCGCCAAAGAGGAAGACGCCCGCAACGCCCGCGGAGATATTTCACGCTCTTACGGTGCTCCTCGTGATTGA
- the LOC113830192 gene encoding cuticle protein CP14.6-like, producing the protein MKFVVLSLLVAVACADRLYEAPAARAASDEIAILRDDRVIEDDGRYNFDMETANGIVFSESGSPVGDEGAINSAGSFSYTAPDGTDVHLQYVADENGFQPQGAHLPVAPEFPHPIPQFVLDQIAFAAEEDARQARGEVSRSYGAPHDD; encoded by the exons ATGAAATTC GTAGTGCTTTCCCTCCTTGTCGCCGTGGCCTGTGCCGACCGGTTGTACGAGGCCCCAGCGGCTCGTGCTGCCTCCGACGAGATCGCCATCCTGAGGGACGACCGCGTGATCGAGGACGACGGAAGGTACAACTTCGACATGGAGACTGCCAACGGCATCGTCTTTTCCGAGTCTGGCTCTCCTGTAGGAGACGAGGGAGCCATCAACAGTGCCGGATCCTTCTC GTACACCGCTCCTGACGGCACTGACGTCCATCTCCAATACGTAGCTGACGAGAATGGCTTCCAGCCCCAGGGCGcccacctgcccgtggctcccgagttcccccacccgatccctcagttcgtcctcgaccagatcgccttcgccgccgaggaggacgcccgCCAAGCCCGTGGAGAGGTCTCCCGCTCCTATGGTGCTCCTCATGATGACTGA
- the LOC113830190 gene encoding cuticle protein CP14.6-like translates to MKFLVLALLVAVASADRLYAPPARDDSDEIAILKDDRVIEDDGRYNFDMETANGIVFSESGSPVGDEGAVHSAGSFSYTAPDGSDIHLQYVADENGFQPQGDHLPVAPEFPHPIPDFVLRQIEKAAEEDARSARGEVSRSYGTPDDD, encoded by the exons ATGAAATTT TTAGTGCTTGCCCTCCTTGTCGCCGTGGCCTCTGCCGACCGGCTGTACGCGCCCCCAGCTCGGGATGACTCCGACGAGATCGCCATCTTGAAGGACGACCGTGTGATCGAGGACGACGGAAGGTACAACTTCGACATGGAGACTGCCAACGGCATCGTCTTTTCCGAGTCTGGCTCTCCTGTGGGAGACGAAGGAGCCGTCCATAGTGCCGGATCCTTCTC GTACACCGCTCCTGACGGCAGCGACATCCACCTCCAGTACGTAGCTGACGAGAACGGATTCCAGCCACAGGGCGAccacctgcccgtggctcccgagttcccccacccgatccccgaCTTCGTCCTCAGGCAGATCGAAAAGGCTGCCGAGGAGGACGCCCGCAGTGCCCGTGGGGAAGTCTCCCGCTCTTACGGTACTCCCGATGACGACTAA
- the LOC113830222 gene encoding cuticle protein CP14.6, which translates to MKFAVLSLLVAVACADRLYEAPAARAASDEIAILRDDRVIEDDGRYNFDAETANGIVFSESGSPVGDEGAINSAGSFSYTAPDGTDVHLQYVADENGFQPQGDHLPVAPAFPHPIPQFVLDQIAFAAEEDARQARGEVSRSYGAPRDD; encoded by the exons ATGAAATTC GCAGTGCTTTCCCTCCTCGTCGCCGTGGCCTGTGCCGACCGGCTGTACGAGGCCCCAGCGGCTCGTGCTGCCTCCGACGAGATCGCCATCCTGAGGGACGACCGCGTGATCGAGGACGACGGAAGGTACAACTTCGACGCGGAGACTGCCAACGGCATCGTCTTTTCCGAGTCTGGCTCTCCTGTAGGAGACGAGGGAGCCATCAACAGTGCCGGATCCTTCTC GTACACCGCTCCTGACGGCACTGACGTCCACCTTCAGTACGTAGCTGACGAGAATGGATTCCAGCCACAGGGTGACCACTTGCCAGTGGCTCCCgcgttcccccacccgatccctcagttcgtcctcgaccagatcgccttcgccgccgaggaggacgcccgCCAGGCCCGCGGAGAGGTCTCCCGCTCCTATGGTGCTCCTCGTGATGACTAG